A genomic segment from Candidatus Leptovillus gracilis encodes:
- a CDS encoding YIP1 family protein: MKRLVLLLCLIALLALTAVPTQAQAQTPYTTWAWGPNGWLVMTQDAYTPLAEIDLPISGAEDMFITPEGVIYVADTGNGRILRLDSQFNIAAVLGEAVLQKPTGLFVDADGVVYVTDAGQDAIVIFDAEGNVLKQFGRPSEPLFGRNRQFLPRKIAVDARQNLYIVSEGSVNGLVQMNTNGAFIGYFGPNAASMSLKMILQRLFLTEEQLDQFIKNEAASPSNLAIDHQGLIFTITAGAERWQSIRRFAISGKNIFPETFDSTAFRDIHVSETGLITAVAADGVIFEYDLNGTLLFLFGAKDSGDQRLGTLRNPTAVARHNDVIYILDKDKNALIVYQTTAFARRVHEGVRLYVDGFYSEAKPYFEEVLTHNGSFIMAYQAIADAYYKERAYADALTIYRYAEDRSGYSEAFWELRNEVLQQYLSPALMGLLALGIVYQTVNHLERRRRWFDPARAWLRGLRRFRLVDDFVFLFRFIRQPADSFYYIKHDLRGSLPFALLLYAWVIGARVLAAYVTAFVFNPYSNLADIRVADVIAYTAVLLFLWNAANYLVSTISDGEGRVRDVVIGTAYSLFPYALFMLPIALLTNILTLNEIFLYTFSLNLMWLWVGIMLFIMVKEVHNYTFSETVRNVLLTLFTMALFVLTGYILSVLFTQLFDFVTAVAQELRLRG; the protein is encoded by the coding sequence ATGAAGCGGTTGGTTCTGCTCCTGTGCCTCATCGCGCTGCTGGCGCTAACGGCCGTGCCCACCCAGGCGCAAGCCCAAACCCCCTACACCACCTGGGCCTGGGGGCCAAACGGCTGGCTGGTGATGACCCAAGACGCCTACACCCCGCTGGCGGAGATTGATCTGCCCATCTCCGGCGCGGAAGACATGTTCATCACGCCGGAGGGGGTGATCTACGTGGCCGATACGGGCAACGGCCGTATCCTCCGCCTGGATTCCCAATTCAACATCGCCGCCGTTCTGGGTGAAGCGGTGCTGCAAAAGCCCACCGGCCTGTTTGTAGACGCCGACGGCGTGGTCTACGTGACCGACGCCGGGCAGGACGCCATTGTCATTTTCGACGCTGAGGGCAACGTCCTAAAGCAGTTTGGCCGGCCGTCTGAACCCCTGTTTGGCCGCAATCGCCAGTTTTTGCCGCGCAAAATCGCCGTAGACGCCCGGCAAAATCTGTATATCGTCAGCGAAGGCTCGGTGAATGGGCTGGTACAGATGAACACCAACGGCGCCTTCATTGGCTACTTTGGCCCCAACGCGGCCAGCATGTCGCTGAAGATGATTTTGCAGCGCCTCTTTCTGACCGAGGAGCAGCTTGATCAGTTCATCAAAAACGAGGCCGCTTCGCCGTCTAACCTGGCGATTGACCACCAGGGTTTGATTTTCACCATCACCGCCGGCGCCGAAAGGTGGCAGAGCATCCGCCGCTTCGCCATCTCCGGCAAGAACATCTTCCCGGAGACGTTTGACTCCACCGCTTTCCGCGATATTCACGTGAGCGAGACGGGGCTGATAACGGCCGTTGCCGCCGACGGCGTTATCTTTGAATACGACCTGAATGGCACGCTGCTCTTCCTCTTTGGCGCCAAAGATAGCGGCGACCAACGGCTGGGCACACTGCGTAATCCAACGGCCGTTGCCCGCCACAACGACGTCATCTACATCCTGGACAAAGACAAAAACGCCCTCATCGTCTACCAGACCACCGCCTTCGCTCGGCGCGTCCACGAAGGCGTGCGCCTCTACGTGGATGGCTTCTACAGCGAGGCCAAACCCTACTTTGAAGAGGTCCTCACCCACAACGGCTCCTTCATCATGGCCTACCAGGCTATCGCCGACGCCTACTACAAAGAACGCGCCTACGCCGACGCCCTGACCATCTACCGCTACGCCGAAGACCGCAGCGGTTACTCCGAGGCGTTTTGGGAACTGCGCAACGAGGTGCTGCAACAATATCTCTCCCCGGCCCTCATGGGGCTGCTGGCGCTGGGGATTGTTTATCAGACTGTCAACCATCTGGAGCGCCGCCGCCGCTGGTTTGATCCGGCGCGCGCCTGGCTGCGGGGCTTGCGCCGCTTCCGGCTGGTGGATGATTTTGTCTTTCTGTTCCGCTTCATCCGGCAGCCGGCCGACAGCTTTTACTACATCAAACATGATTTGCGCGGCAGCCTGCCCTTTGCCCTGCTGTTGTACGCCTGGGTGATTGGGGCGCGGGTGCTGGCGGCCTATGTCACCGCCTTTGTCTTTAATCCTTACAGCAACCTGGCGGATATTCGCGTGGCGGATGTGATTGCGTATACGGCCGTGCTGCTGTTTTTGTGGAATGCGGCCAATTACCTGGTCTCCACCATCAGCGATGGCGAAGGGCGCGTGCGCGATGTGGTCATCGGCACGGCGTACAGCCTGTTCCCCTATGCGCTGTTCATGCTGCCCATCGCCCTGCTCACCAACATCCTCACCCTGAACGAGATTTTTCTCTACACCTTTTCGCTGAATCTGATGTGGCTGTGGGTGGGGATCATGCTGTTTATCATGGTCAAGGAAGTTCACAACTACACCTTTTCCGAGACGGTGCGCAACGTGCTGCTGACGCTGTTCACCATGGCCCTGTTTGTGCTGACAGGCTACATTTTGTCTGTGCTGTTTACGCAACTGTTCGATTTTGTTACGGCCGTTGCCCAGGAGTTAAGGTTACGTGGCTAA